TTTCCGCCGCTGTGGGGGCCGCAGTCGTTCAACTGGGGCGCCGGCATGCACCAGCTGGACAACGCCGCCGCCTTCATCAAGGCGAACATGCCGTTCAGTCGCGGCAACACGCTGAGCGACCAGGACGCATGGGACGTGGCGATGTACATGGACGCACACGAGCGTCCGCAGGACCCGCGCTTCGACGGCAGCGTCGACGAGACGCGCAGGAAGTACCACGACACGCCGATGTCGCTGTACGGCACCGAAGTGCAGGGACATCGGCTGGGGTCGCCGGCCGGCAGACACTGAATTTCCAGGAAGCTGCCGGCTGCCTGATGATGCTGCCCAACGGACGGGCACTTGCAATGATGGCCGCATCGCCATACATTCGCATATTCTAATATACGTGGAGCGACCGACGTGCATCCGTGGCTGATCGCAACCCTGGGCGGCGTCCTGATCGGCGCGGCGGCCGTGCTGCTGATGGCGGCGCTGGGCCGGATCGCCGGCATCAGCGGGATTGCCGGCAGCCTGATCCGTTGCGGCGTCGGCGATCGCGGCTGGCGGATCGCCTTCGTGGCGGGCATGGTCATCGCGCCATGGCTGCTCTGGCTGATTCGCGGCGACAGCGGCATCGGCGCGCCGCAAACGGGTTTGCCGTGGATGCTGCTGGCCGGCCTGCTGGTGGGCTTCGGCACGGGCATCGGCAGCGGCTGCACCAGTGGCCACGGCGTCTGCGGCATCGCGCGCCTGTCGCCCCGTTCCCTGCTGGCCACTGCGGTCTTCATGGCCTTCGGCATCGCCACGGTCTACGTGGTCCGCCACCTGCCCGGAGGGCTGTGACATGAAGCTGCTACTCGGCCTGCTGGCCGGCCTGCTGTTCGGACTGGGCCTGAGCCTCGGCGGCATGACCCAGCCGGCGGTGGTGCTGGGTTTCCTCGACATCTTCGGCCAGTGGGACCCGCGCCTGGCGTTCGTGATGGCCGGTGCGGTGCTGACCACGGCGATCGGCTACCGGCTGGTGCTGCGGCGTGCGCGTCCGCTGCTGGCGGACGCCTTCCAGCTGCCCACCTCGCGGCGGTTCGATATGCGGTTGGTAGGCGGCGCGGCGCTGTTCGGCATCGGCTGGGGCATCGCGGGATACTGTCCCGGTCCTGCGCTGGCCTCGCTGGGCGCGACCGATCCGTCCCTGCTGGCGCTGGTGGCAAGCATGGTCGTTGGCTGGTGGCTGGCATCACGGTTGCCGGTGGCCCGGCGTTGAGGGAGCACGTCATGCAACGTCCCGAAGTGAAGTCGTTCTTCCACGAACCGAGCAACACCTTCAGCCACGTGGCGTGGGACCCGGCCACGATGAAGGCGGCGGTGTTCGACGTGGTGCTCGACTACGACGCGGCGTCCGGGCGCACCGGCCACGCGTCGGCCGACGCGGTGATCGCCTTCGTGCAGGAGCAGCGACTCGACGTCGATTGGCTCATCGAGACGCATGCCCATGCCGATCACCTGTCCGCGGCGCCGTACGTGCGCGAACAGCTGGGCGGCCGGCTTGCCATCGGCGAGCACATCCGCGAGGTGCAGGCGACCTTCGGCACGCTGTTCAATGCCGGCGCCGGCTTCGCCCGTGACGGCAGCCAGTTTGATCACCTGTTCGCCGACGGCGAGCGCTACCTGCTGGGCGGCATCGAGGCGCAGGCGCTGCACACGCCCGGCCACACGCCGGCGTGCATGGTGCACGTGATCGGCGACGCCGCCTTCGTCGGCGACACCTTGTTCATGCCCGACTACGGCACGGCCCGCTGCGATTTTCCCGGCGGCGACGCGGCCACGCTGTACCGCTCGATCCGCAGGATTTTCGCGCTGCCGGACGCGACGCGGCTGTTCCTGTGCCACGACTACCAGGTGCCGGGACGCGACGGGTTCGTCTGCGAAACCACCGTGGCCGCGCAGCGCACGGGCAACGTCCACGTGCGCGACGGCATCGATGAGGCGGCCTTCGTGGCCATGCGCCGCGCCCGCGACGCCACCCTGAAAGTGCCGCAGTTGCTGTTGCCCGCGGTACAGGTGAACATGCGCGCCGGCCACCTGCCGCCGGCCGAGGACAACGGCGTGCGCTATCTGAAAATTCCGCTGGATGCGATCTGATCGCCGGCGCGGCTTCACTCTGGAGGGAAACCCATGCAACCCCGTCAACTCACCGAGCAGCTCAGCGTCGCCCCGCAGATCGCCGCGGCGGACATGCCGGCGATCGTCGCGCAGGGCTTTCGCAGCGTCGTCAACAACCGGCCCGACGGCGAAGAGCCGGGCCAGCCGGACAACGCCGGGCTGGAAGCGGCGGCGCTTGCGGCGGGCCTGGAATGGCGGCATATCCCGGTGGTGTCGGGCAAGGTCAACGATGACCAGGTGCGCAGCTTCAGCGAGGCGATGGCGCAGCTGCCCGGGCCGGTGCTGGCGTTCTGCCGCAGCGGCACGCGCTGCAGCGCGCTGTGGGCGCTGTCGTCCGACGACACCGTCGACAACATCCTGGCCACCACCGAGGCGGCCGGTTACGACTTGTCGATCCTGCGCGGCTGGCTGGAAATGAGCCGCCGTTGATGGCCACCGTCACCCGGCGCAAGCCTCGGGCGCGGCAGGCCGCCGCGCCGGTCCTGCCGGCGCAGCTGCATCGCCACGCCGACGAGGCGGTCGCGGTGCTGAAGGCGATGGCCAGCCACAACCGGCTGATGCTGCTGTGCGAGCTGGTGCAGGGCGAACGCTCGGTGGGCGAGCTGGCGCAGGCGCTGGAGCTGGCCCAGGCCACCGTGTCCCAGCACCTGTCGCTGTTGCGTCGCGACGGCGTGGTCAGCGGCCGGCGCGAAGCGCAGACGATCCATTACCGCATCAGCGACCCGCGCGTGCAGGCGCTGATGACCACCTTGTTCAGGCAGTTCTGTGTCGACGACTGACCTTCCACCTGCATGGAAACCGCGATGACGCATCTGCTGACCATGCAGGCCCTGCTGGCGATCGCCTGCGGTTCGGCCGTGGGATTCTCGCTGGCCCTGATCGGCGGTGGCGGTTCGATCCTGGCGGTGCCGTTGTTGCTGTACGTGGTCGGCGTGCACGACCCGCACCTGGCGATCGGCACCAGTGCGCTGGCGGTGTCGTTCAACGCGTTCGCCAACCTGATTCCCCATGCGCGTGCCGGCCACGTGCGCTGGAAGGTGGCCTTCACCTTCGCCGCCACCGGTGTACTCGGCGCCTTCATCGGCTCCAGCATCGGCAAGGCGATCAACGGCCAGCACCTGCTGGTGCTGTTCGCGCTGCTGATGATGGTGGTGGCCGGCTTCATGCTGCGCGGACGGCGCGGCGGCGTGGATCGCTATCCGCTGCCGGGCATGTATCCGCGACTGGGCGCGGTGGGCCTGGGCACCGGCAGCCTGGCCGGCTTCTTCGGCATCGGCGGGGGCTTCCTGATCGTGCCCGGGCTGATGTTCGCCAGCGGCATGGAGATCATCTACGCGATCGGCACCTCGCTGTTCGCGGTCGGCTCGTTCGGCCTCACCGCGGCGACCAACTACGCGATCTCCGGCCTGGTCGACTGGCCGGTGGCGGCCGAGTTCATCGGCGGCGGCATCGTCGGCGGCTGGCTGGGCGCGATGGGTGCGAAGCGGCTGGCGAAGACGCGTGGCGCGCTGAACATCATCTTCGCGCTGGCGATCATCGCGGTGGCGATCCTGATGCTGGTGAAGAGCCTGCGCGGCTGATGCCCGATCGCGACAAAGAATTTGGCCGGTGCTGCGGCACAATGCGCCCTGGTCGCGCTGGAATGCCCCGATGATTTTCGTGTTGCTGA
This is a stretch of genomic DNA from Rhodanobacter sp. FDAARGOS 1247. It encodes these proteins:
- a CDS encoding YeeE/YedE family protein; translated protein: MAALGRIAGISGIAGSLIRCGVGDRGWRIAFVAGMVIAPWLLWLIRGDSGIGAPQTGLPWMLLAGLLVGFGTGIGSGCTSGHGVCGIARLSPRSLLATAVFMAFGIATVYVVRHLPGGL
- a CDS encoding DUF6691 family protein, producing the protein MKLLLGLLAGLLFGLGLSLGGMTQPAVVLGFLDIFGQWDPRLAFVMAGAVLTTAIGYRLVLRRARPLLADAFQLPTSRRFDMRLVGGAALFGIGWGIAGYCPGPALASLGATDPSLLALVASMVVGWWLASRLPVARR
- a CDS encoding MBL fold metallo-hydrolase encodes the protein MQRPEVKSFFHEPSNTFSHVAWDPATMKAAVFDVVLDYDAASGRTGHASADAVIAFVQEQRLDVDWLIETHAHADHLSAAPYVREQLGGRLAIGEHIREVQATFGTLFNAGAGFARDGSQFDHLFADGERYLLGGIEAQALHTPGHTPACMVHVIGDAAFVGDTLFMPDYGTARCDFPGGDAATLYRSIRRIFALPDATRLFLCHDYQVPGRDGFVCETTVAAQRTGNVHVRDGIDEAAFVAMRRARDATLKVPQLLLPAVQVNMRAGHLPPAEDNGVRYLKIPLDAI
- a CDS encoding TIGR01244 family sulfur transferase, giving the protein MQPRQLTEQLSVAPQIAAADMPAIVAQGFRSVVNNRPDGEEPGQPDNAGLEAAALAAGLEWRHIPVVSGKVNDDQVRSFSEAMAQLPGPVLAFCRSGTRCSALWALSSDDTVDNILATTEAAGYDLSILRGWLEMSRR
- a CDS encoding helix-turn-helix transcriptional regulator, coding for MATVTRRKPRARQAAAPVLPAQLHRHADEAVAVLKAMASHNRLMLLCELVQGERSVGELAQALELAQATVSQHLSLLRRDGVVSGRREAQTIHYRISDPRVQALMTTLFRQFCVDD
- a CDS encoding sulfite exporter TauE/SafE family protein, producing the protein MTMQALLAIACGSAVGFSLALIGGGGSILAVPLLLYVVGVHDPHLAIGTSALAVSFNAFANLIPHARAGHVRWKVAFTFAATGVLGAFIGSSIGKAINGQHLLVLFALLMMVVAGFMLRGRRGGVDRYPLPGMYPRLGAVGLGTGSLAGFFGIGGGFLIVPGLMFASGMEIIYAIGTSLFAVGSFGLTAATNYAISGLVDWPVAAEFIGGGIVGGWLGAMGAKRLAKTRGALNIIFALAIIAVAILMLVKSLRG